A region from the Ptychodera flava strain L36383 chromosome 10, AS_Pfla_20210202, whole genome shotgun sequence genome encodes:
- the LOC139141611 gene encoding leucine-rich repeat serine/threonine-protein kinase 1-like, whose protein sequence is MFLRGSSMHTSYQFCASNFRRHRPPVDVDKLSASTSITKIGNEEFVVLDGESISDARHDRNLTSVMNNNNTAELDFPAYTTQSMSPMNMVSELELGISDTEAFPGQLLHLAAFYGNVEFLQDLLHGEQKKYIDSTDSFGRTALHVACGQHSTECVKTLLEAGANANIASVREYDGIPKMTSPLHRAAWDNKIEMVKLLTANNADIYVKDGAGRTPYDLAITNRRMEVVDFLRNEAEKREALRGELGSDLCKACVSGDVVKVDVILDQLGPSAVNAYYTGGTTLLYKASEAGHLPVVHLLIEKGAEGKPNKTISRLTPLHVACNKGHVHIVKLLLEHFPSLAGVPSAPEELLPVHVACAEGKIDIVKQLLTADEEESAETSSAKNDLVNMSPARARLARSGSVISTRKEDLLFDINAVDASDQTPVYLASVSGHLDVVRLLLEYGAAYQPISGSLLSLNREKPTIDLETYSVIGQTALHAAVLNNNIEIARLLIRYGANVNAPIKNEIAKYSANLEIEKQGQTSVKVREADSNALIEACTVNNTDMIALLLKHGARDVDNKALRSALQARNDEVIAMLLIYTGVHMDGEYNVNRAPKTFGYDASLNASMTSLASIGTLTDSLNTLTLEGPSTMTNRSMKGFYDTMSVDSSSTVISETMFYSLPRKKKERTGTTTSKNPMPSTSVAITWHDKENLPYIKEEWLVEACLHVNHWLRSNISLENAFHALQAITRIDIANNSITELPLVIFQLHSLRTLNASRNKIEKLPKADFEVLSSALMEDTFTSGWHCPVLQKIDLSHNELEYLPQQLFKLPELEILLVSHNKLKSVPYAMWTGPKLTRLHMSYNDLEELPYCPEQGQDEDEVFRDTRTGNGGVSIDDVDVSMQNLNSVNANVTAAEKLPGSSRGCMNEGQQISEKRSVLRLGLKRYSVWRNSGLSIESPDSDTDEDVNAQSSLELLDISHNALKRVPVGLPCLAPKLTKLMMAHNRMREIGPLNQFPAGLKHLILSNNKLLYMVKSRLRDSITFTVGDEQSYTASVASTMSLCFAASATSKRSSTSSSSSSSRISSQHGSSSTLSSMYNMQCCKHRRHKILAGLKTLDLNNNRLRKLDLMLVPDGEDDEDDDPEVLRRPASSVKRRSALSQASIQPLFPELSQLKASNNRLTEIPPKVELMTQLTAIQVDGNQEISTIPPEIGRCSRIYDLRLEGCNMEEPFKTLVKTRQTRDLLGYLRSVLDKSKKYSRMKLMFVGVQGIGKTTLLNQLRREGTGSYQTRAAEGWARRQGNRNIDQKTRGGTYISTVGVDVCDWTYPKYSTKSKYGQVTFSTWDFGGQKEYYATHQYFLSKRSLYLLLWKITDGEKGVNELQQWLVNIQVRAPDSPVIIVGTHYDEVLRRKSYPREFWPELQKMIYKKFINIEEPEMHGLPWVLESIEVSCTRGHNIPKLRDMIYETAFSLRQPGPSNGRLLHQMIPATYLALEEAITTIVSDRYANGKDPVLDINHYRLEVMRVMEERCGLSFRDLDELKQATKFLHENGVLLHYEDVTLCNYVFVDPQWLCDMLAHVVTIREINPFAKYGVMKTSDLQQLFKATKMAPINIEDYILNLLNKFEVAVTWDNKRLIIPSMLPTEIELSHVPPGCEPMIPIREVPRHSKAIMRNMSYPISRLRLDKGGRPQALTAFQMGQDTNMYEIGMSKFFVPSPTKSSEDGAALEPGFGKHILAQTRQVVQEFVPQVQNISYVRNLRSEMHRLYLMQYIPSGYWSRLITRMLASPYIFEITRLLYPIPKYLRHVEGLVDLVSTLPYWVCWQTGLKLVHRGTKLLEIKEIMKDVNLSKEYKHEDAIKICAQSGSSPDVSRMTKVVISIPNQNILVTTVEGSVIQKPEEGDPEGLVNPKELLKTRVLKLQASKTMAAQLLSYVVEQIDTLLEDWYPHIGERFSQTLRGEQLIVRVAPCVLCYSGYHRSVSSSDEEDELGDGAWEVVSVSAQDNTPFVSLRLASPLEEEALRRRGLGPTPGAAAAAAVAEGQESGEAESTAATSAAKDSNSAKRDQSQPVVDEAADQIFQLSLDEEVEKTNPGQTAAPVSPPIQIPGNQQAAATQQPPRPVGARRRELARKSERKEPEPDDGGSDVIYGYIFEDCIHRSLESNYITCPAHGEIQLKNIVPDGMFVDLGKLMVIPEKNITRNKLLGKGAFGFVFQGQVQVANCPPTSVAIKTLHPCDPGSNAKQSYKIAYENAMRNWQYNPKNAMCRAYRTARQELVITGSLQHPHIVGLLGLCARPLSLLLELAQAGSLDRTLRNYRRNGCRLSELTVQKIIVQLASAVEYLHSLSIIHRDLKSENVLVWSVPAPHEMNPNVPVEVKLTDYGISRGTMPTGTKGYGGTEGFMAPEIIQYKGEETYTEKVDCFSFGMLMYELLALRHPYEGVEQIQQHVKDGIRPAITRREKVYPTYILDLMTWCWSQDPKHRPSAAQIFSVANTPEFAHLAESVSLEYKGDIMAACVVTTRVMEDIENFDFDALSGRDKTYIDILKLNDRCLSTDHEQFHLPKTSVESICAVNDTVWVALPTGHIQIYNAVTYQEMAKFPLSQGGSTRTPPIAQYMQYIPRLNQVLVAVSNGSVMSFVVNDGIPEPRGKYVGFGKAAYSLSAVPIHQPDKPGTYEVWCGQSDGYITILNADLSVKHRGLNHFSAAAPTSKNVGVYHMVTNDNTIVMDTTLSVEASAEQSVWTYVFPGSSVYRWDVIDRTIHGKLDCSKVSRPPTSLRPRSGSKSGSGRNKCHVTSMAHSCNHLYIGTSWGQLLVVEPFTMTPYTVFHCHEQPIKAILPVRPGICLSEVGLHPEGSAVLTIGRGHKNLIGKYPNGPPVSRQGSGEETYVLTWNAEYWM, encoded by the exons AATTGGTAATGAAGAGTTTGTGGTCCTAGATGGTGAGTCTATTTCTGATGCCAGGCATGACAGAAATCTGACGAGCGTCATGAACAATAACAACACAGCCGAGCTGGACTTCCCAGCCTACACCACCCAGTCCATGTCGCCCATGAACATGGTCTCCGAGCTGGAGCTGGGAATATCCGACACCGAGGCCTTCCCGGGCCAGCTGCTCCACCTGGCCGCCTTCTACGGCAACGTGGAGTTCTTGCAAGACCTCCTGCATGGGGAGCAAAAGAAGTATATAGATAGCACCGACTCGTTCGGTAGAACTGCACTGCATGTGGCTTGTGGCCAACACTCCACTGAATGCGTTAAGACCCTCCTGGAGGCCGGGGCCAATGCTAATATTGCGTCTGTCAGAGAGTACGATGGCATTCCTAAAATGACT TCCCCACTACACAGAGCAGCCTGggacaacaaaattgaaatggtGAAGCTATTGACGGCCAACAACGCTGATATCTACGTGAAGGACGGCGCCGGGCGTACCCCGTATGATCTGGCGATAACCAACAGGAGAATGGAGGTGGTGGATTTTCTCAGGAATGAAGCAG AAAAGAGGGAGGCTCTTAGAGGCGAGCTTGGTTCTGACCTGTGCAAGGCTTGTGTCAGTGGGGATGTTGTGAAGGTGGACGTCATCTTAGATCAGCTTGGGCCATCAGCGGTCAATGCATACTACACTGGTGGTACTACATTACTCTACAA AGCTAGTGAAGCAGGTCACCTGCCTGTGGTCCATCTCCTGATAGAGAAAGGAGCTGAGGGCAAGCCGAACAAAACTATCTCCAGGTTGACGCCGCTGCACGTCGCGTGCAACAAAGGCCATGTCCACATTGTCAAATTGCTGCTAGAG CATTTTCCGAGCCTTGCGGGAGTGCCCTCCGCACCAGAGGAGCTGTTGCCCGTTCACGTTGCATGCGCAGAGGGAAAGATAGACATTGTAAAGCAGTTACTCACAGCTGACGAAGAAGAATCGGCAGAAACTTCATCTGCTAAG AATGACCTTGTGAATATGTCTCCAGCAAGAGCAAGACTGGCTAGATCTGGTTCTGTTATATCAACCCGCAAGGAGGACTTGTTGTTTGATATAAATGCTGTCGACGCAAGTGACCAAACGCCCGTCTATCTCGCAAGTGTGTCAGGACATTTGGATGTTGTCCGTCTGCTACTTGAGTACGGTGCTGCATACCAGCCAATCAGTGGAAGCCTTCTTTCACTTAACAGAGAGAAACCCACCATTGATCTTGAGACATactctgtgattggtcagaCAGCTCTGCATGCGGCGGTTTTGAACAACAATATAGAAATTGCCAGGCTTTTGATCAGGTACGGGGCGAATGTCAACGCCCCCATCAAAAATGAGATTGCCAAGTATTCAGCAAATTTGGAGATTGAGAAGCAAGGACAGACCAGCGTAAAAGTGAGAGAGGCCGACTCTAACGCACTCATCGAGGCATGTACAGTGAACAACACCGACATGATCGCGTTGCTTCTCAAGCACGGTGCTCGTGATGTCGACAACAAAGCGCTCAGGTCAGCCTTGCAAGCCAGAAACGATGAAGTGATCGCCATGCTCCTGATCTACACAGGAGTTCACATGGACGGAGAGTATAACGTAAACCGTGCCCCGAAAACTTTCGGCTACGACGCCAGTCTCAATGCAAGTATGACCAGCCTGGCGAGTATAGGCACCCTAACAGACAGTTTGAATACACTAACTCTAGAGGGACCGTCCACAATGACCAACAGGTCCATGAAGGGATTCTACGATACAATGTCCGTTGACTCCAGCAGTACTGTCATCAGTGAAACAATGTTCTATTCACTTCCGAGGAAGAAGAAAGAGCGCACTGGAACCACAACGTCCAAAAACCCCATGCCGAGCACGTCTGTCGCAATAACCTGGCATGACAAAGAAAACCTTCCTTACATTAAGGAGGAGTGGCTCGTGGAGGCCTGCTTGCACGTCAACCACTGGCTTCGTAGCAATATTTCTTTGGAGAACGCTTTCCACGCCCTACAAGCAATAACCAGGATAGATATTGCCAACAACTCGATTACTGAACTGCCCCTGGTCATATTTCAGTTACATTCGCTCAGAACACTGAACGCCTCACGGAACAAAATAGAGAAACTGCCCAAAGCCGACTTTGAAGTTCTGTCTAGCGCCCTCATGGAGGATACCTTCACTTCAGGCTGGCACTGTCCAGTGTTACAAAAGATAGACCTGAGTCACAATGAACTTGAGTACCTACCGCAGCAGTTGTTCAAGTTACCTGAACTTGAGATACTGCTTGTTTCGCACAATAAGCTGAAGTCTGTACCGTATGCCATGTGGACGGGGCCCAAGCTGACGAGATTACACATGTCTTATAATGATCTGGAAGAGCTGCCATATTGCCCGGAACAAGGGCAAGACGAAGATGAGGTTTTCAGAGACACCAGAACGGGGAATGGCGGTGTCAGTATCGATGATGTGGACGTATCCATGCAAAACTTAAATTCAGTCAATGCAAATGTAACAGCTGCGGAGAAACTGCCGGGTAGCAGTCGGGGATGTATGAACGAAGGACAGCAGATCAGCGAAAAGAGGTCGGTGCTACGTCTCGGACTGAAGAGGTACAGTGTCTGGAGAAATAGTGGCCTCAGCATAGAGAGCCCGGACAGCGATACGGATGAAGACGTGAATGCGCAGTCGTCGCTGGAACTGCTAGACATCTCACACAACGCCCTCAAGAGAGTACCTGTGGGTTTGCCATGCCTTGCCCCGAAACTCACGAAGCTCATGATGGCTCATAACAGAATGCGAGAGATCGGTCCGCTGAACCAGTTTCCCGCCGGCCTCAAGCATCTCATCCTATCCAATAACAAGCTGCTCTACATGGTCAAATCCAGACTGCGGGACAGCATCACGTTCACTGTCGGCGACGAGCAAAGCTACACCGCCAGCGTCGCCTCCACAATGTCCCTGTGCTTTGCTGCGTCGGCGACATCAAAGAGGTCAAGTACAAGCAGCAGCAGTAGCTCAAGCCGAATTTCCTCCCAGCACGGGTCAAGTTCAACTCTGTCCAGCATGTACAACATGCAGTGTTGCAAGCACAGGCGGCATAAGATCCTGGCCGGGCTGAAAACCCTGGACTTGAATAACAACAGACTTCGGAAACTTGATCTGATGCTGGTGCCGGATGGAGAAgacgatgaggatgatgatccTGAAGTCTTGAGAAGACCAGCTTCAAGT GTCAAGAGGAGGTCAGCCCTGTCCCAGGCAAGCATACAGCCGCTCTTTCCAGAGCTATCCCAACTGAAAGCCAGCAACAACAGGCTGACAGAGATTCCGCCAAAAGTTGAACTGATGACCCAGCTGACTGCCATACAGGTCGATGGAAACCAGGAAATCAGTACAATCCCGCCGGAGATCGGACGATGCAGCCGGATCTATGATTTGAGGCTGGAGGGATGTAACATGGAGGAGCCGTTCAAGACCCTGGTGAAGACAAGACAGACTAGGGACTTGTTGGGCTACCTCAGATCAGTACTTGATAA ATCCAAGAAATATTCCCGCATGAAGCTGATGTTTGTCGGTGTGCAGGGCATCGGCAAGACTACATTGTTGAATCAGTTGAGAAGAGAAGGAACGGGATCCTATCAGACAAGAGCTGCTGAA GGCTGGGCCAGACGTCAGGGCAACCGAAACATTGACCAGAAGACGAGAGGCGGGACATACATCTCAACAGTTGGCGTCGACGTCTGTGACTGGACCTATCCCAAATATTCAACCAAGAGTAAATACGGACAAGTGACATTCAGTACATGGGATTTTGGTGGGCAG AAAGAGTACTACGCCACCCATCAGTACTTCCTGTCCAAGAGATCACTGTATCTCCTTCTGTGGAAGATTACAGATGGTGAGAAAGGGGTCAACGAACTTCAACAATGGCTCGTTAACATACAG GTACGAGCCCCCGACTCCCCCGTCATCATAGTGGGCACCCACTATGACGAGGTGTTACGCAGGAAGAGCTACCCCCGTGAATTCTGGCCAGAGCTGCAGAAGATGATCTACAAGAAGTTTATCAACATAGAGGAGCCTGAAATGCATGGTTTACCGTGGGTACTGGAGAGCATTGAAGTCAGCTGCACCAGGGGACATAACATTCCCAAGCTGAGGGACATGATCTATGAGACAGCGTTTTCCCTCAGACAACCTG GTCCCAGCAATGGAAGACTGCTACATCAGATGATACCAGCGACCTACTTAGCCCTGGAGGAAGCCATCACTACCATAGTGTCTGACAGATATGCCAATGGCAAGGACCCTGTTCTAGATATCAACCACTACAG GCTTGAAGTGATGAGGGTGATGGAAGAGAGGTGTGGTTTGTCATTCCGTGATTTAGATGAATTGAAGCAGGCCACCAAGTTTCTGCATGAAAATG GTGTGTTGCTGCACTATGAGGATGTGACACTGTGCAATTACGTCTTTGTAGATCCTCAGTGGTTGTGTGACATGCTTGCCCATGTTGTCACTATCAGAGAAATCAATCCTTTTGCCAAATATG GTGTTATGAAGACCTCAGACTTGCAACAGCTTTTCAAAGCTACCAAGATGGCGCCCATCAATATTGAAGACTATATTCTCAACTTGCTGAACAAATTTGAAGTTGCTGTCACATGGGACAACAAGAGGTTGATCATCCCTTCCATGCTGCCAACGGAGATTGAATTGAGCCACGTACCACCTGGCTGTGAACCAATG ATTCCAATCAGAGAAGTACCCAGACACTCCAAAGCAATCATGAGAAACATGTCTTACCCCATATCCAGACTCCGTCTCGATAAAGGAGGGCGCCCTCAGGCACTGACAGCATTTCAGATGGGACAAGACACAAACATGTACGAAATAGGCATGTCCAAATTTTTTGTGCCGAGTCCCACCAAGTCCTCAGAAGATGGTGCTGCTCTCGAGCCAGGGTTCGGCAAGCACATCTTGGCACAGACGAGGCAAGTCGTGCAGGAGTTTGTACCGCAGGTCCAGAACATATCGTATGTGAGAAACCTACGAAGCGAGATGCATCGTCTGTACCTGATGCAGTACATCCCAAGCGGCTACTGGTCGCGTCTGATCACCAGGATGTTGGCGTCGCCCTATATCTTTGAGATCACCAGACTGCTGTACCCGATTCCAAAATACCTGCGACACGTCGAAGGCCTGGTCGACCTGGTGAGCACACTGCCGTACTGGGTATGTTGGCAAACAGGGCTGAAGCTGGTGCACAGGGGTACCAAGCTCCTGGAAATCAAAGAGATCATGAAAGATGTGAACTTGAGCAAGGAATACAAGCATGAAGACGCCATCAAGATATGCGCGCAGTCGGGTTCGTCACCGGACGTTTCCCGGATGACGAAAGTCGTGATCAGCATCCCGAATCAGAACATTCTTGTGACCACAGTAGAGGGTTCGGTCATACAGAAACCTGAGGAGGGGGACCCTGAAGGGTTAGTCAATCCCAAGGAACTTCTGAAGACAAGGGTCCTGAAACTGCAGGCGTCAAAGACGATGGCCGCGCAGCTGTTGTCGTACGTCGTCGAGCAAATTGACACTCTGTTGGAAGACTGGTACCCACATATAGGTGAGAGGTTCAGTCAGACGCTGCGTGGTGAGCAGTTGATTGTACGTGTTGCTCCGTGCGTCCTGTGTTACAGTGGCTACCACAGAAGCGTCAGTAGCAGCGATGAGGAAGACGAGCTTGGTGACGGGGCGTGGGAAGTCGTATCAGTCAGCGCACAAGACAATACTCCTTTCGTGTCACTGCGGTTGGCATCTCCGCTAGAGGAGGAAGCGTTGCGAAGACGCGGGCTGGGTCCCACCCCTGGTGCAGCAGCCGCTGCTGCTGTCGCTGAAGGCCAGGAGTCGGGTGAGGCCGAGAGCACAGCCGCAACATCTGCGGCTAAAGACAGTAACAGCGCCAAAAGAGACCAAAGCCAGCCAGTGGTGGACGAGGCAGCCGATCAAATATTTCAACTGAGTCTGGACGAAGAAGTCGAGAAAACAAATCCTGGCCAAACCGCAGCGCCCGTCAGCCCTCCAATTCAGATCCCCGGCAACCAGCAAGCTGCAGCGACTCAGCAGCCCCCACGACCAGTGGGAGCCAGACGGAGAGAGCTTGCACGAAAGTCAGAGAGAAAGGAACCTGAGCCAGACGATGGTGGAAGTGATGTCATATATGGGTACATCTTTGAAGACTGTATACACAGGTCTTTGGAATCCAATTATATCACCTGTCCAGCCCATGGGGAAATACAGCTGAAAAATATCGTCCCAGATGGG ATGTTTGTGGATCTTGGAAAGCTTATGGTAATTCCGGAGAAGAACATCACACGGAATAAACTACTCGGCAAAGGAGCGTTTGGATTCGTGTTCCAAGGTCAAGTGCAGGTCGCCAACTGCCCACCCACCAGCGTGGCCATCAAGACCCTCCACCCATGCGATCCTGGATCCAACGCCAAACAGTCGTACAAGATCGCCTACGAGAACGCCATGCGTAACTGGCAGTACAACCCCAAGAATGCGATGTGCAGGGCATATCGCACGGCTCGTCAGGAGCTCGTGATCACCGGGAGTCTCCAGCATCCTCATATCGTTGGTCTGCTCGGATTGTGTGCGCGCCCGCTCAGCTTACTGCTAGAGCTGGCACAGGCAGGGTCCCTGGACAGAACTCTGAGAAACTACCGCAGAAATGGATGTCGCCTGTCAGAACTCACGGTCCAGAAGATTATTGTGCAG CTTGCGTCAGCGGTTGAGTACCTTCACAGCCTGAGTATCATACACAGAGATCTGAAATCAGAGAATGTTCTGGTGTGGTCGGTGCCGGCACCCCATGAAATGAACCCTAATGTACCCGTGGAGGTGAAACTGACAGACTATGGTATAAGCCGTGGCACAATGCCCACGGGTACTAAAGGGTACGGCGGTACAGAGGGGTTCATGGCGCCAGAGATTATACAGTACAAGGGAGAAGAAACCTACACAGAAAAG GTTGATTGTTTCTCATTTGGAATGTTGATGTATGAGCTGCTGGCGCTGAGACATCCCTACGAGGGAGTTGAACAGATACAACAACATGTCAAGGATGGAATTAGACCAGCCATCACTAGACGG GAGAAAGTTTATCCAACGTACATACTTGATTTGATGACTTGGTGCTGGTCTCAAGACCCTAAACACCGGCCCTCAGCAGCACAGATCTTCTCCGTCGCCAACACGCCAGAGTTTGCCCATCTTGCCGAGTCTGTGTCATTGGAGTACAAAGGTGACATCATGGCTGCCTGTGTAGTAACTACGAGAGTGATGGAAGATATTgagaattttgattttgatg cactt AGTGGCCGAGACAAGACCTACATAGACATTCTGAAGCTGAATGACAGGTGTCTGAGCACTGACCATGAACAGTTTCATCTTCCCAAGACATCGGTTGAGAGTATCTGTGCTGTCAATGACACAGTCTGGGTTGCACTGCCCACGGGACATATACAGATATACAA tgcTGTCACGTACCAGGAGATGGCCAAGTTTCCACTGTCCCAAGGTGGCAGTACTAGAACGCCACCCATAGCCCAGTACATGCAGTACATACCCCGCTTGAACCAAGTGCTGGTAGCCGTCAGCAATGGCTCTGTCATGTCCTTCGTCGTCAACGATGGGATCCCCGAGCCGAGGGGGAAGTACGTTGGCTTTGGCAAAGCTGCTTACAGTCTGTCAGCGGTTCCAATCCACCAACCAGACAAACCAGG GACTTACGAAGTTTGGTGTGGTCAGTCAGACGGCTACATCACCATACTGAATGCTGACCTGTCAGTCAAACACAGAGGACTCAATCACTTCAGCGCTGCCGCACCCACCAGTAAAAATGTGGGCGTGTACCACATGGTTACCAATGACAACACCATCGTCATGGATACCACTCTGAGCGTTGAAGCCAGTGCTGAGCAATCAGTGTGGACATATGTATTTCCAG GTTCCAGTGTGTATCGATGGGATGTCATTGACAGGACAATTCATGGTAAACTAGACTGCAGTAAAGTCTCTCGACCTCCCACGTCTCTCAGACCCAGATCAGGAAGCAAGTCAGGATCAGGAC GAAACAAATGCCATGTGACATCTATGGCACACTCATGCAATCATCTGTACATCGGTACAAGCTGGGGACAGCTATTGGTGGTCGAGCCATTCACCATGACTCCATATACGGTTTTCCATTGTCACGAGCAGCCAATCAAAGCCATCCTACCTGTCAGGCCAGGCATCTGCCTATCAGAAGTGGGCTTACATCCGGAGGGCTCAGCAGTTCTTACCATCGGACGTGGCCACAAGAATCTAATAGGGAAGTACCCGAACGGACCCCCTGTCTCCCGACAAGGCAGTGGTGAGGAGACGTACGTCTTGACATGGAATGCAGAATACTGGATGTAG